The following are encoded together in the Flavobacterium haoranii genome:
- a CDS encoding aminotransferase class V-fold PLP-dependent enzyme yields the protein MIDIQKTRADFPILNQQVNGKPLVYFDNGATAQKPQVVIDAISKYYSEINSNIHRGVHTLSQLATDAYEFSRNTIQKHINAKHNHEVIFTSGTTFGINLVANGFAALLKEGDEVMVSHLEHHSNIVPWQFLCEKTGAKLVVIPMNEKGELVISEFDRLLSDKTKVVAVNHISNALGTINPIEEIIEKAHKVGAAVLIDGAQATPHLKPDVQALDCDFYVFSGHKVCGPTGVGILYGKEEWLRKLPPYQGGGEMIAEVTFEKTTYADLPHKFEAGTPNIAGGIVLGTAIDYLNEIGFDNIAAYEQELLDYATEKLLQIEGLRIYGTSKHKASVISFNIEGIHPYDIGTIVDKLGIAVRTGHHCAQPIMQYFNIPGTIRASFAFYNTKEEIDIFVEAVKKAQMMLT from the coding sequence ATGATTGATATTCAAAAAACAAGAGCCGATTTCCCAATTCTTAATCAACAAGTAAACGGAAAGCCTCTAGTATATTTCGATAACGGAGCTACAGCACAAAAACCTCAAGTAGTTATTGATGCTATTTCAAAATATTACAGTGAGATAAACTCAAATATTCACCGTGGTGTACATACGTTGAGTCAATTAGCAACAGATGCTTACGAATTTTCTCGTAATACTATCCAAAAACATATCAATGCTAAACATAATCACGAAGTTATTTTTACTTCAGGTACAACTTTCGGAATTAATTTAGTGGCAAATGGATTCGCGGCTTTATTAAAAGAAGGCGATGAGGTGATGGTTTCCCATTTAGAGCATCATAGTAATATAGTTCCTTGGCAATTTTTATGTGAAAAAACAGGAGCAAAATTGGTAGTCATTCCAATGAATGAGAAAGGTGAGTTGGTAATATCTGAATTTGATCGATTACTTTCTGATAAGACTAAAGTTGTAGCTGTTAATCATATTTCAAATGCATTGGGAACTATAAATCCTATTGAAGAAATTATTGAAAAAGCCCATAAAGTTGGTGCAGCTGTTTTAATCGATGGTGCTCAGGCAACACCGCATTTAAAACCAGATGTTCAAGCGTTAGATTGCGATTTTTATGTTTTTTCGGGACATAAAGTTTGTGGGCCAACAGGCGTGGGAATTTTATACGGAAAAGAAGAATGGCTTCGTAAATTACCTCCGTATCAAGGTGGTGGCGAAATGATTGCTGAGGTTACTTTCGAAAAAACAACGTATGCCGATTTACCTCATAAATTTGAAGCCGGAACTCCCAATATCGCTGGCGGAATTGTTTTGGGAACTGCAATTGATTATTTGAACGAAATTGGTTTCGATAACATAGCGGCTTACGAACAAGAATTGTTGGATTACGCTACCGAAAAATTGCTTCAAATTGAAGGTTTACGCATTTACGGAACTAGTAAACATAAAGCTTCAGTAATTTCATTTAATATAGAAGGAATTCACCCTTATGACATTGGCACGATTGTAGATAAGTTAGGTATAGCGGTGCGTACGGGTCACCATTGCGCACAACCCATTATGCAATATTTCAATATTCCTGGTACCATTAGAGCTAGTTTTGCTTTTTATAACACCAAAGAAGAAATTGATATATTTGTAGAAGCGGTTAAAAAAGCACAAATGATGTTAACCTAA
- a CDS encoding DUF2480 family protein, translating into MEEIVNKVAESSLEVFDLEDYFPDNHVVELDISQWLLEGFLLKEKDFREQLKNFDWSIYEDKYVGITCATDAILPAWTFALVAVYLNPVALKVINGNLEAITIVWYEDILSKVDYSSYKDKPVILKGCSKKQVPQAVYTLAIQKLMLHAKSIMFGEACSAVPLFKRK; encoded by the coding sequence ATGGAAGAGATTGTAAATAAAGTTGCCGAAAGTTCTCTTGAAGTTTTCGATTTAGAAGATTATTTTCCAGATAATCATGTAGTAGAACTTGATATTTCCCAATGGTTATTGGAAGGTTTTTTACTAAAAGAGAAAGATTTTCGTGAGCAACTAAAAAACTTCGATTGGTCTATTTATGAAGATAAATATGTTGGAATAACTTGTGCTACAGATGCAATTTTACCAGCTTGGACTTTTGCCTTAGTGGCAGTTTATCTAAATCCTGTTGCTTTAAAAGTGATAAATGGAAATTTAGAAGCTATTACTATTGTTTGGTATGAAGATATTCTTTCCAAGGTTGATTATTCCAGTTATAAAGATAAGCCAGTTATTTTAAAAGGATGTTCAAAAAAGCAAGTGCCACAAGCTGTTTATACATTAGCAATTCAAAAATTAATGTTACACGCTAAAAGCATAATGTTTGGCGAAGCTTGTTCTGCAGTTCCGTTATTTAAACGGAAATAA
- a CDS encoding DUF3078 domain-containing protein translates to MKKIVVLLLLVASIGFAQETAVDSTKHWTKKGVFTLLANQSSFSNWLAGGQNNFAGNVNVNYDFNYKNGDWNWDNKLITAYGLTKIKGADTQKTDDRIEFTSLLGKKASGNWYYSAFLNFKTQMDTGLDPETRTTKISHFFSPAYFQFGPGMLWKKSDNLKVNIAPATSKLILVHSHFTELGPSFGVEQGDTSRYELGAALNGYYKFKVMENVSVENILNLYSNYLEDPQNVDLDYQLNIVMKINKYLTTNFAFQTIYDDNAFRGFQTRQVIGLGFNATF, encoded by the coding sequence ATGAAAAAAATTGTAGTGCTTTTACTTCTTGTAGCTTCTATTGGTTTTGCACAAGAAACAGCAGTCGATTCAACAAAGCATTGGACTAAAAAAGGCGTGTTTACCTTATTAGCAAATCAATCTTCTTTTAGCAATTGGTTAGCTGGTGGACAAAATAACTTTGCAGGAAATGTAAATGTTAATTATGATTTCAACTACAAAAACGGAGATTGGAATTGGGATAATAAGTTAATTACTGCTTATGGTTTAACTAAAATTAAAGGAGCCGATACTCAAAAAACTGATGATAGAATAGAATTTACTTCTTTGTTAGGTAAAAAAGCTTCAGGAAATTGGTATTATTCTGCTTTTTTAAATTTTAAAACTCAAATGGATACTGGTCTAGATCCAGAAACTCGAACAACAAAAATTTCTCATTTTTTCTCGCCAGCCTATTTTCAATTTGGACCTGGTATGTTGTGGAAAAAGAGCGATAATTTAAAAGTGAATATTGCTCCAGCAACTTCAAAATTAATTTTAGTTCACAGTCATTTTACAGAATTAGGGCCTTCATTTGGAGTTGAGCAAGGCGATACTTCTAGATATGAATTAGGAGCAGCTTTAAATGGTTATTATAAATTTAAAGTAATGGAAAATGTTTCAGTAGAAAATATATTAAACTTATATTCTAATTATTTAGAAGATCCACAAAATGTAGATTTAGATTATCAGTTAAATATTGTGATGAAAATCAACAAATACTTAACTACAAATTTTGCTTTCCAAACAATTTATGATGATAACGCTTTTAGAGGCTTCCAAACACGTCAAGTTATTGGATTAGGATTCAATGCTACTTTCTAA
- a CDS encoding PhnA domain-containing protein, with the protein MYRNERNRKKLKDRSNSKCEISGAEHDLVVYTLPPYTSESLEHSVLLAKNLAEQIENAEAMNEQDWRGLSESMWSEFLPVQVLSWRMLARLKNHDLLDLMYLDEESLEWAKATGEGEEEEGKIVHKDSNGNILFDGDSVVLIKDLDVKGANFTAKRGAPVHNIKLVWDNAEQIEGRVEGQHIVILTQYVKKTK; encoded by the coding sequence ATTTATAGAAATGAGCGTAATCGAAAAAAATTAAAAGATAGAAGTAATTCAAAATGTGAAATAAGTGGTGCAGAACACGATTTAGTAGTTTACACACTTCCTCCTTATACTTCTGAAAGTCTAGAGCATTCTGTTTTATTAGCAAAAAACTTAGCTGAACAAATTGAAAACGCTGAGGCTATGAATGAACAAGATTGGCGCGGTTTATCAGAAAGTATGTGGAGCGAATTTTTACCAGTTCAAGTTCTATCTTGGCGCATGTTAGCTCGTTTAAAAAATCACGATCTTTTAGATTTAATGTATCTTGATGAGGAATCGTTAGAATGGGCAAAAGCTACTGGTGAAGGCGAAGAAGAAGAAGGAAAAATTGTTCATAAAGATAGCAACGGAAATATTCTATTTGACGGTGATTCTGTAGTTTTAATTAAAGATTTAGACGTTAAAGGTGCTAATTTCACTGCAAAAAGAGGTGCTCCAGTTCACAATATCAAATTAGTTTGGGATAACGCAGAACAAATTGAAGGTCGCGTTGAAGGACAACATATTGTAATTCTTACTCAATATGTTAAGAAAACCAAATAA
- a CDS encoding metallophosphoesterase family protein — MRNLVIGDIHGGLKALQQVLERAHVTSNDTLIFLGDYVDGWSESPQVIDYLIELNQQHSCIFIKGNHDDLLLNYLKTDTYSKEWFNHGGASTLEAYKSVSTATKNLHIKFLESLQNYFLDDKNRLFIHAGFSNLKGIDHEFFKALFYWDRTLWETALSLDPNLSKESLNYPRRLKLYHEIYIGHTPVTQIEETIPVNKACIWNVDTGAAFKGKLTILDIDTKEFWQSDELPSLYPNENGRN; from the coding sequence ATGCGAAATTTAGTTATTGGAGATATTCATGGCGGTCTAAAAGCACTGCAACAAGTTCTCGAAAGAGCCCATGTTACCTCAAACGATACGTTAATCTTTCTTGGCGATTATGTCGATGGCTGGAGCGAATCGCCACAAGTAATTGATTATTTAATTGAACTTAATCAACAACATAGTTGTATATTCATTAAAGGTAATCATGACGATTTACTTTTAAATTACCTTAAAACAGATACTTACTCAAAAGAATGGTTTAATCATGGTGGAGCGTCTACACTCGAAGCTTACAAATCGGTTTCTACAGCTACTAAAAATTTACACATTAAATTTTTAGAAAGTTTACAAAATTATTTTCTAGATGATAAAAACAGACTTTTTATTCACGCTGGTTTTTCCAATTTAAAAGGAATTGATCACGAGTTTTTTAAAGCTTTATTTTATTGGGATCGAACGCTTTGGGAAACAGCTTTGTCATTAGATCCAAATCTGAGTAAAGAAAGTTTAAATTATCCTAGAAGATTAAAGCTATATCATGAAATTTACATTGGCCACACACCTGTTACACAAATAGAAGAAACTATTCCTGTAAATAAAGCCTGTATCTGGAATGTAGATACAGGTGCCGCTTTTAAAGGTAAACTCACAATTTTGGATATTGATACCAAAGAATTTTGGCAAAGCGATGAATTACCAAGTTTATATCCTAATGAAAATGGCAGAAACTAA
- a CDS encoding PadR family transcriptional regulator, protein MYNKELTKGTLLPIILKLISENDKMYGYEITQKVKEMTKGKIDISEGALYPILHKLEADGVLETEKMYLGKRVRKYYKITPTGKIAISEITAELNDFIGTLQLIFNSNAIKS, encoded by the coding sequence ATGTATAATAAAGAACTAACAAAAGGAACATTATTACCTATCATCTTAAAGTTGATAAGCGAAAATGATAAAATGTATGGGTATGAAATTACTCAAAAAGTAAAAGAAATGACAAAAGGTAAAATTGACATTTCTGAAGGAGCTTTGTACCCAATTCTTCATAAACTTGAAGCTGATGGTGTTTTAGAAACTGAAAAAATGTATTTAGGGAAACGAGTACGAAAATATTATAAAATTACGCCAACTGGCAAAATTGCAATTTCTGAAATTACTGCTGAACTAAATGATTTTATTGGTACACTCCAGCTAATATTTAATTCTAATGCTATAAAATCATGA
- a CDS encoding SufE family protein, translating to MTIKEIQEEIVDEFSMFDDWMQRYEYIIELGKSLPLIDEEYKTDENIIKGCQSKVWVHAEEKEGNVVFTADSDAILTKGIIAILIRVFSDKKPNEILEADTDFIDEIGLKEHLSPTRANGLVSMIKQIKLYALAFQSKN from the coding sequence ATGACCATAAAAGAAATTCAAGAGGAGATAGTAGACGAGTTTTCAATGTTTGACGATTGGATGCAACGCTACGAATATATAATCGAGTTAGGAAAATCTTTACCATTAATTGATGAAGAATACAAAACCGATGAAAACATTATAAAAGGTTGTCAGTCAAAAGTTTGGGTTCATGCAGAAGAGAAAGAAGGTAATGTTGTTTTTACTGCCGATAGTGATGCAATTTTAACCAAAGGTATAATTGCCATTTTAATTCGTGTTTTTTCCGATAAAAAACCAAATGAAATACTAGAAGCAGATACTGATTTTATAGATGAAATTGGTCTAAAAGAACATTTATCGCCTACACGCGCAAACGGATTGGTTTCTATGATAAAACAAATAAAATTGTATGCCTTGGCTTTCCAAAGCAAAAACTAA
- a CDS encoding SUF system Fe-S cluster assembly protein → MEEFNDTINLGENVVMVLKTIFDPEIPVDIYELGLIYDVMINENNDVKILMTLTSPNCPVAETLPQEVEEKIKSIDAVKSCEVEITFDPPWSKDLMSEVAKLELGML, encoded by the coding sequence ATGGAAGAATTTAACGATACGATAAACTTAGGTGAAAATGTAGTAATGGTTTTAAAAACCATCTTTGACCCTGAAATTCCAGTTGATATTTACGAATTAGGTTTAATTTATGACGTGATGATTAATGAGAATAATGACGTTAAAATTTTAATGACATTAACGTCACCAAATTGCCCAGTTGCGGAGACTTTACCTCAAGAAGTTGAAGAAAAAATTAAATCTATAGATGCAGTTAAATCTTGTGAAGTAGAAATTACTTTTGATCCGCCATGGAGTAAAGATTTAATGAGTGAAGTTGCAAAACTTGAATTAGGCATGTTATAG
- a CDS encoding DUF6646 family protein yields MKKLIIFTLFLCGMVNAQVFTGKGDQKFQVGANIQDHGTGIMVTYDRGLGKNFSVGLVSSYLLGVEEVLGEKPDFEDRFDLKARFNANIADVFNIEEKVDIYPGLDLGLKNFGGHLGARYYFTDGFGVFSEMQFPIAKYDSDVVGFEKYNNQFNFSIGASFNL; encoded by the coding sequence ATGAAAAAATTAATAATATTCACATTGTTTTTATGTGGAATGGTAAATGCTCAAGTATTTACTGGAAAAGGTGACCAAAAATTTCAAGTTGGGGCAAATATTCAAGATCATGGAACAGGAATTATGGTAACTTACGATCGTGGTTTAGGTAAAAATTTCTCTGTTGGTCTTGTTTCAAGTTATTTATTGGGTGTGGAAGAAGTTTTAGGTGAAAAACCTGACTTTGAAGATCGTTTCGATTTAAAAGCAAGATTTAATGCTAATATTGCTGATGTTTTTAACATTGAAGAAAAAGTGGATATCTATCCTGGTTTAGATTTAGGCTTAAAAAACTTTGGTGGACATTTAGGCGCTAGATATTATTTTACTGATGGTTTTGGTGTATTTTCAGAGATGCAATTCCCAATTGCAAAATACGATAGTGATGTTGTAGGTTTTGAAAAATATAATAATCAATTTAATTTCTCTATAGGAGCAAGTTTTAATTTATAG
- the hflX gene encoding GTPase HflX — MLEKDNHVFEKTIVVGIVTQNQDEEKLKEYLDELEFLTYTAGGEVVKRFWQKMDKPNPKTFVGTGKLEDIKYYVKDNDITTVIFDDELSPSQQKNINRELGDDCKVLDRTNLILDIFAQRAQTSYARTQVELAQYQYLLPRLTGMWTHLERQRGGIGMRGPGETEIETDRRIVRDRIALLKEKIKTIDKQMAIQRSNRGAMVRVALVGYTNVGKSTLMNAIGKSEVFVENKLFATLDTTVRKVVIRNLPFLLSDTVGFIRKLPTQLVESFKSTLDEVREADLLLHVVDISHPEFEDHINSVNDILKEIKSDDKPTIMVFNKIDAYKHLHFDENDITAEKTTKHFTLEDWKQTWMHKIGKNNALFISATDKLNFEEFREKVYDAVREIHITRFPYNNFLYPEWKDTNETE; from the coding sequence ATGTTAGAAAAAGATAATCACGTATTTGAAAAAACAATTGTTGTAGGAATTGTTACGCAAAATCAAGATGAAGAAAAATTAAAAGAATATCTAGACGAATTAGAATTCTTAACTTATACAGCTGGTGGTGAAGTAGTAAAAAGATTTTGGCAAAAAATGGACAAGCCAAATCCTAAAACTTTTGTAGGAACAGGTAAACTCGAAGATATTAAATACTACGTTAAAGATAACGACATTACAACTGTTATTTTTGATGATGAATTATCGCCTTCTCAACAAAAAAACATCAATAGAGAGTTAGGAGACGATTGCAAAGTTTTAGACAGAACCAATCTTATTCTAGATATTTTTGCGCAACGGGCTCAAACCTCATACGCAAGAACTCAAGTTGAATTAGCACAATATCAATATTTATTACCTCGATTAACTGGAATGTGGACACACTTAGAGCGCCAACGAGGTGGAATTGGTATGCGTGGTCCTGGTGAAACAGAAATTGAAACCGACCGTCGTATTGTTCGTGATAGAATTGCTTTATTAAAAGAAAAAATAAAAACTATCGACAAACAAATGGCTATTCAACGAAGTAATCGTGGAGCTATGGTTCGAGTTGCTTTAGTGGGTTATACTAATGTTGGTAAATCTACTTTAATGAATGCTATAGGAAAAAGTGAAGTCTTTGTCGAAAATAAATTATTCGCAACTTTAGATACTACCGTTCGTAAAGTAGTTATTAGAAATTTACCTTTCTTATTAAGTGATACAGTTGGTTTTATTAGAAAACTACCTACACAATTAGTAGAATCGTTTAAAAGTACACTTGACGAAGTTAGAGAAGCCGATTTGTTATTACACGTTGTTGATATTTCGCATCCCGAGTTTGAAGATCACATCAATTCGGTAAATGATATTTTAAAAGAAATTAAAAGTGATGATAAACCAACAATAATGGTTTTCAATAAAATTGATGCTTACAAACATCTTCACTTTGATGAAAATGATATAACTGCTGAAAAAACAACCAAACACTTTACTTTGGAAGATTGGAAACAAACTTGGATGCATAAAATTGGTAAAAACAATGCATTGTTTATTTCTGCTACTGATAAATTGAACTTTGAAGAATTTAGAGAGAAAGTTTACGATGCTGTAAGAGAAATTCACATTACGCGTTTTCCTTATAACAACTTTTTATATCCTGAATGGAAAGATACAAACGAAACTGAATAA
- a CDS encoding tetratricopeptide repeat-containing sensor histidine kinase, whose protein sequence is MKIYYFLFILILFISCKRSEENLYSNDKLDYHFNEVYNNDLSKEQKLQHIDSAQILVAKQNDEDSLKVKNLFKIANRYFQLLEYRKYKNVVERIYNLGNKIQDTSIIAKSQYYLGDYYFFTSKNDSAYYYYFESEKKYKNLKNDFNKGSVFLHKANILLYERDFVGSEAQTIKALNVAKAINDVELLYDCYANLGNSQLGLKNYDEALKYHFKSLEEIKNVTLENYIPIFKAQSYNNIGHVYLSMGNYNKAKEYLAQGLVIPKLKELQPIFYSSLLDYYAYANYKLKNEAENDFLKALKIRDSINDTAGRIKSRIHLTEFYLDKKDTIDALLLNKQAYDLAKSAKYNKEVLIALDFYTKLDPKNGLKYAQEYIKLSDSLQEQERGIRNKLARIEFETDEILQEKEVLSGEKSIILLTSITILFIGTLLFIIFYLRSKQKQLVFANEQQLANERIYQLMLEQQTKLDEARKSEKKRIARELHDGIMNKLASTRLNLFVLNKKTDPETINKCLTHITDIQNIEKEVRNIAHELSTETFTQKNNFRSVLESLFQDQKSLFSANFNGFIDENIEWENLSTKHKMNLYRILQESLNNCNKYADAQNISVSIALINNEIRTEIKDDGKGFNLKKSSSKGIGIQNMYDRTNEIGAELSINSKIGLGTTITLEIPYKS, encoded by the coding sequence TTGAAGATATATTATTTTCTTTTTATTTTAATTCTTTTTATTTCTTGTAAAAGAAGTGAAGAGAACTTGTATTCAAATGATAAGCTAGATTATCATTTCAATGAAGTGTATAACAATGATTTATCTAAAGAGCAGAAATTACAACATATAGATTCGGCTCAAATTTTAGTTGCGAAGCAAAATGATGAAGATTCATTAAAAGTTAAGAATTTATTTAAAATTGCAAATAGATATTTTCAACTTCTAGAATATAGAAAATACAAAAATGTTGTTGAACGAATTTATAATCTAGGCAATAAAATTCAAGACACTTCAATTATTGCTAAATCTCAATATTATTTAGGAGATTATTATTTTTTTACTTCAAAAAATGATAGTGCATATTACTACTATTTTGAATCTGAGAAAAAATATAAAAACCTTAAAAACGACTTTAATAAAGGAAGTGTTTTTTTACACAAAGCAAATATCTTATTGTATGAGAGGGACTTTGTAGGTAGTGAAGCACAAACTATAAAAGCCTTAAATGTTGCTAAGGCAATAAATGATGTTGAATTATTATATGATTGTTATGCAAATCTTGGCAATTCGCAGCTGGGTTTAAAAAATTACGACGAAGCGCTTAAATATCATTTTAAGAGTTTAGAGGAAATTAAAAATGTTACTTTAGAAAATTATATCCCAATTTTTAAAGCACAATCTTACAATAACATTGGTCATGTTTATTTAAGCATGGGTAATTACAACAAAGCTAAAGAATACCTCGCCCAAGGTTTAGTAATCCCAAAACTAAAAGAACTTCAACCTATTTTCTATTCTTCATTATTAGACTACTATGCTTATGCCAATTATAAGCTTAAAAATGAAGCAGAAAATGACTTTTTAAAAGCACTAAAAATTAGAGACAGTATTAACGATACTGCTGGAAGAATTAAAAGTAGAATTCATTTAACAGAATTTTATCTTGATAAAAAAGACACAATAGACGCGCTTCTATTGAACAAGCAAGCATACGATTTAGCTAAAAGCGCAAAATACAATAAGGAAGTTTTAATTGCTTTGGATTTTTATACAAAGTTAGATCCTAAAAACGGATTAAAATATGCTCAAGAATACATAAAATTGAGTGATAGTTTGCAAGAGCAAGAAAGAGGAATTCGAAATAAATTAGCCCGAATTGAATTCGAAACTGATGAAATTTTACAGGAAAAAGAAGTACTTTCTGGAGAAAAATCAATAATTTTACTAACATCGATCACAATACTTTTTATTGGAACTCTGTTGTTTATAATTTTCTATTTGAGAAGTAAACAAAAACAATTAGTGTTTGCGAACGAACAACAATTAGCAAACGAAAGAATTTATCAGTTAATGCTTGAACAGCAAACCAAACTTGATGAGGCAAGAAAATCGGAAAAGAAAAGGATTGCTCGTGAGTTGCACGATGGAATTATGAATAAACTAGCAAGTACGCGTTTAAACTTGTTTGTTTTAAATAAAAAAACCGATCCTGAGACCATTAATAAATGTTTAACACATATAACTGATATTCAAAATATTGAAAAAGAAGTTAGAAATATTGCACACGAATTATCAACCGAAACATTCACGCAAAAAAATAATTTTAGGTCGGTTTTAGAAAGTTTGTTTCAGGATCAAAAATCGTTATTTAGTGCCAATTTTAACGGTTTCATTGACGAAAATATAGAATGGGAAAATCTTTCGACCAAACATAAAATGAATTTGTACCGAATTTTACAAGAATCACTCAATAATTGTAATAAATATGCAGATGCACAAAATATTTCGGTATCAATTGCATTAATTAATAACGAAATTAGAACTGAAATAAAAGATGATGGGAAAGGATTTAATTTAAAAAAATCTAGCAGTAAGGGAATTGGAATACAAAATATGTACGATAGAACAAATGAAATTGGTGCTGAACTCAGTATTAATTCTAAAATTGGACTAGGAACAACTATAACACTAGAAATACCTTATAAATCTTAA